Proteins encoded by one window of Lathyrus oleraceus cultivar Zhongwan6 chromosome 1, CAAS_Psat_ZW6_1.0, whole genome shotgun sequence:
- the LOC127099023 gene encoding uncharacterized protein LOC127099023: MDLVCLPLMNLYVILGMNWLEFNHDHINYFNKTVSLQEFDVSDEFFVSAKQVNEFVKDDDAVFMILSSMKAKSKVLLGELPVVSDFPEVFPDDIKDLPPEREVEFTIDLVSSTSLVSMAPYRMYASELSESKKLLVDLIEKKFVRPSVSLWDASVLLVKKKDNIYEAMC, encoded by the coding sequence ATGGATTTAGTATGTCTACCTTTGATGAATCTCTATGTTATCCTTGGAATGAACTGGTTGGAGTTTAATCATGATCATATCAACTATTTCAACAAGACAGTGTCACTTCAAGAGTTTGATGTTAGTGATGAGTTTTTCGTGTCGGCTAAGCAGGTGAATGAGTTCGTAAAGGATGATGATGCAGTGTTTATGATATTATCTTCTATGAAGGCAAAAAGTAAAGTTTTATTAGGAGAGTTACCAGTGGTGAGTGATTTTCCAGAGGTGTTTCCAGATGATATCAAGGATTTGCCACCAGAGCGCGAAGTTGAGTTTACTATTGACTTAGTGTCTAGTACTAGTTTGGTGTCGATGGCTCCTTATAGGATGTATGCTTCAGAGTTGAGTGAATCGAAGAAGTTACTGGTAGATCTAATTGAAAAGAAGTTTGTTCGTCCAAGTGTTTCACTGTGGGATGCGTCggtattgttagtgaagaagaaggaCAATATTTATGAGGCTATGTGTTGA